The Pigmentiphaga aceris DNA segment AGTTCCAAGTCGTCGACCGAACTGCTGACGCTGGAAGGCAAGAATGCACTCGCCGCCGAAATTCTGGCGATGACGCGATCGGAAGCAGGCAAAGAGAACGGCCCCAAGATCTACGCCGTCCTGTTTTCCAACTTCGTAGTCCAGTAAGCGCAAACCGACGATATGGCTGAACCAAGCGGAAATATCAGCATGGCGGGAGAGTTTCTCTCCCAGGATGAAGTCGATGCCTTGTTGCGAGGCGTCAACGGCGAAGAGGAAGAACAGACACAAGCGGACTTTCCTGGGGGCGTACGCCCCTACAACCTGGTCAAACAGGAACGGATTGTCCGCGGGCGGATGCCCACGCTGGAAATCATCCACGACCGCTTCGGCCGGCTGATTCGCACCGGTCTGTACAACTTCATGCGCCGCAACCCCGAGATCTCGGTGGGCCCGGTTCGCGTGATCAAGTACAGCGAATTCCTGCGCAATCTGGTGGTTCCGACCAACCTGAACATCGTTGCCTTGAAACCGCTGCGCGGCAACGCGCTGTTCGTGTTCGAGCCGCGTCTGGTGTTCTCGGTGGTCGACAACCTGTTCGGTGGCGACGGGCGTTTCCATACCCGCGTCGAAGGTCGTGATTTCACGCCGACCGAACAACGCATCATCCAGCGCATGCTGACGGTGGTGCTCGACGACTACATGAAAGCGTGGCAAGGCGTTTATCCGCTACGCTTCGAGTATCAGCGTTCGGAAATGCACACGCAGTTCGCCAGCATTGCCACACCGTCTGAAATCGTGGTGTCTGCCAGCTTCTCGATCGAATTCGGATCGTCGGGCGGCGAGCTGCACATCTGCTTCCCGTATGCGGCTGTCGAGCCGATTCGCGACACCTTGTACAGCCCGGTCCAGGGCGACCAGATGGAACCCGACAAGCGCTGGCTGCGCATGCTGCGCAAGCAGATCCAGCTGGCCGATGTCGACCTGAAGGTGAAGCTGGCCCAGACCCCGCTGCTGGTGCGCGACCTGCTGAAGATGCGCACGGGCGATGTGATACCGATCGACATCCCGACGCTCGTCGCGGCAGAAGTCGACGGCGTACCCGTATTTGAATGCAAGGTGGGGATCTTGAACGGCCAGCACGCGGTTCGCATCGAAAAGGTGCTGGCGACCCCGCAATCAGAAAATAGCCTCGGAGATGAAGATGGCGTCTAACGATACGGAAGACTGGGCCGCCGCGATGGCGGAACAGAGTCAGGCGGCGGGTGCGGTACGCGCCACTGACGAAGTGTTCGAGAAGTTCGGCAGCAGCGGCCCGGCGCCGTCGATGACCAACGATATCGACATCATCATGGACATCCCGGTCACGCTGACCGTGGAACTGGGCCGCACGCGCATTCCGATCAAGCAGATCCTGCAGCTGGCACAAGGTTCGGTGGTTGAACTTGACGGCATGGCCGGTGAACCGATGGACGTGCTGGTCAACGGCTGCCTGATCGCCCAGGGTGAAGTCGTGGTCGTGAACGACAAGTTCGGTATTCGTCTGACTGACATCATCACCCCGTCGGAACGACTGCGGAAGCTGAACCGCTGATGGGTGCGGGTCCGTCAATTCTGCAGACCGTTTTTGCGCTGTTCGCGGTACTGGCGCTGATCATGGGCTGCGCCTGGCTGATGCGCCGGGTTCAACGTCCTGGCGGACCTGGTGGCAACCTGCTCCGTGTTCGCAGCCAGATCATGGTGGGACCGCGCGAACGCGTGGTCCTGCTCGAAGTCGGCGATCAGTGGATCGTCACCGGGGTGGCGCAAGGCAATGTCCGCTCGCTCGCGGTCATGCCGCGTCCTGAAGACGCGCCGCCTGCTCCCGATCCTGTCGATGTCGCGGACTTCCGCGCCCTGCTCGCCCGACTGCGCAAGTAATCATGATGACGGCTGTTTCTCTTCAAGCGCGCCTGAGCGCGATGCGTACGCGCAGGCTCGCCCAGGCGGCGCTCGGCGCGATGCTGTTTGCCCTGCCCGTCATGGGAGCCATGGCACAACAGGCGGGCATTCCCGCGCTGACCAGCACACCGGGCGTGGCTGGTGCAACCACCTGGTCTTTGTCGCTGCAGACCTTGCTGGTCCTGTCGTCGCTGACCTTCCTGCCCGCGGCCCTGCTGATGATGACCGGCTTCACCCGGATCATCATCGTCCTGTCTCTGCTGCGCAGTGCCATCGGCCTGCAAGGTTCGCCGCCGAACCAGGTGCTGATCGGTCTGACGCTGTTCATGACCTTTTTCATCATGTCGCCGACCCTGGATCGCGTCTACGTCGACGCCTACCAGCCCTTCGAGCGCAACGAAATCACTTTCCAGGAAGGCCTGGTCCGCGCCGAGGTGCCGCTGCGCACCTTCATGCTGCGTCAGACCCGTGAGTCCGATCTGGCGCTGTTCTCGCGTCTGGCGAATGTGCCGCCCGTGGAAACTGCCGACCAGCTGCCGCTTCGTGTGGTGGTGCCGGCCTTTGTGATCAGCGAACTGAAGACGGCATTCCAGATCGGTTTCATGATCTTCCTGCCCTTCCTGGTGATCGACCTGGTGGTGTCCAGCGTGCTGATGTCCATGGGCATGATGATGCTGTCACCGGTGTTGATCTCCCTGCCCTTCAAGCTGATGCTGTTTGTGATGGCTGATGGCTGGAATCTGCTGATCGGCAGCCTGGTGGCCAGTTTTGCCACATGATTTCGCAATGCATTCGCCAGATGAGTTCTCGACATGAATGACGCAGGTGGCGTACTGACGCTTGCCCAGGGCGCGATGCAACTCGCGTTCTACCTGGCTGCTCCGCTGTTGCTGACGGCCCTGGTGGTTGGCCTGGTGATCAGCATCTTGCAGGCGGCCACGCAGATCAACGAAATGACGCTGGCTTTCGTGCCCAAGCTGGTGGGCGTTTTCCTGGCCGCCTTGCTGGCAGGTCCGTGGATGATCCAGATGGTGGTGGAGTACATCCAGCGTCTGTTTGGCAACATTCCCTACGTGCTGGGCTGACGGGCAGCAACCGTGCTCAGTTTCAGCGACGCCGATGTGCAATTGCTGTTCGCCACCTACATGTGGCCGTTCATGCGTTGCCTGGCGATGGTGCAAACCGCGCCAGTTTTCGGCCACCGCGCCATTCCGCAGCGCTACAAGATTGGCCTGGCGTTCATGCTGGCCGTCATCATCGGGCCGTCGGTTACCCCTAGCTCGGTCATCGATCCGTTCTCCGGTACCGGCATTCTGATGGTGTTGCAGCAGTTCATCGTCGGCGCAGCCATGGGCTTCGGCCTGCGGGTGGTGTTTGCGGCCTTCGAGTTGGCCGGTGACTTGATCGGCTTGCAGATGGGCCTGGGTTTTGCATCGTTCCTGGACCCGCAGCGCAACGCACCGTCGCCCATTCTGGCAACCTTCCTGATGCTGACGGCAACCATGGTGTTCATGTCGCTCGACGGTCACCTGACGCTGATCGTGACCCTGGTCGAAAGCTTCATCACCATTCCGGTCGGCCCTTCACCGCTGGCGTCCATCGACTGGATGCGCATGGCCGGACTGGGCAGCCTGGTGTTCTCGGCAGGCGTTCAAATGGCCTTGCCTGTGATGGGTTCGGTGCTTGCGCTGAACATTGCGCTGGGTTTCATCTCGCGCAGCGCGCCGCAGCTGAGCATTTTCAACATCGGCTTTGCGATCACCTTGATCGCCGGCATGCTGGCGCTGTGGATCACGCTGGGTGCCATGGCAGGTCCGATCTCGCGTATCACCACCATGGGTGTGCCGTACCTGAAGTAGCTGCGACAGGTGTCGTCGGTGAGCCAGGTACGGTTCGCGCGTTTCAGGTGGACGCGCCTTAAGCAGATGCACTTCAGGCAGGCACTGGCGGCGCTGTCATGACAGCGCCGCAGCCTTCACCCTGCTACCTGTGCGGCTCAGCCACTGACCCAGTCGGGAAATTGACCGTGAATTGCGTACCTGCAAATGCAGGACGGCTTTTCACTGTCACCGTTCCGCCGTGCGCTTGCGCAATCTCATGAACGATCGCCAAACCCAGCCCAGAACCTGACGCGCGGACGTTCGGTGCCCGATGGAAAGGCTCGAACACCTTGTCGATATCGGCCTCATCGATACCCGGTCCGTCGTCCTGAACGATCAACTGCGGTGGCGACGCGCCCACCTTCAAGGTGATGCATCCCGGGCGTGCGCCATGTCGCATGGCGTTGTCGATCAGGTTGCTCAGCAACTCATTGAGCAACACCGGGTCACCCGCGATCCACACCGGCTCGGACGGCGCGTCCAGGTCGATATCGATCTGGGCAGCACGCGCACGCGGCACCCAGGCAGCCCCGCCCTCTTGCACGACTTCGGCCAAGTCGACGGTCTTGAAGCTATCTTGCGGGCGTGTGGTCAGATCAGCACGTGCCAGCACCAGCAGCTGCTCACCTACCCGAATCATGCGGTCGGCAACCGATTTGATGCGTTCCGCGCGCTGACGAACATCATCAGGCAGGGGTCGCGACAACATCAGCTCAGATTCCAGCTTCAATCCCGTCAGCGGCGTGCGCAACTGGTGTGCAGCGTGGCCAATGAAGCGCCGTTGTGCGGCAATTGCTTGCCCCAGACGCGTCAGCAAGGAATTGGTCTGCGCCACCAGCGGTGTGATTTCGCTTGGCACCCCGGCTGCGCCGATCGGTTGCAGATCATCAATGCCACGTGCCTCGATTTCCTCGGACACCCGGCTGATGGACCGCAAGCCACTGCGCACGCCCGTGACGATCACGAAAGCCAGCATGACCACCATCAGCGTCAGGCCACCCACCAACACCGACAGGATCTCTTCGATCACACGGGTGCGCTTGTTGAGCGTCTCGGCCACCACCACATCCACCGGGGTGTCGCCCAGATGGAACTGAATGGATGCTGCACGCACCTCAACACCGTCCACCTGGGTGTTGTAGACCCGAGGGGCTGCCGCATCGACGGGCGATGAACGGCCAGGCGTACGATCGCGGGGAACCAGGTCGGCATCTTCAGGCTTGGCCGGCTCGCGCGCCAGATCGGTACGGCCCGCCAGGATCATGTCCTGCGTGCTGACACGGAAAAACACCCGGTCAGACGGGTCGCCGTCGAAAATCCCGCTGGCTTCGCTGAACGCCGATGGCGTGTCGTCACGCACTTCATCGCTGGAAGGTTCGTGAACGATGCCAAAGCGGTTCAGCAAGCGCGGGCCATCGGTTGTCTGGCGTACCTGGCGCGCAAGCGTGCGGGCGCTGTCGATCAGGGATCGATCGTAGACCTCGTTGCCCAGGCGCCGGCTGATTGCATACGTAGCAACCGTATCCAGCGCCGCCAGGGCAAGTACCGCAGGCAGCAGACGTATCAACAGGTGCCAGGCCAGCGAACGACCCCGGGTGCCGGCAGGAGCCGGGGCCGGGGGCGATGTATTGCCCGAGGTACTGGTCGATGCGTTGCTCGCCGAATTGGCAGACGTACTGCCCAGCGAATTTCCCGACCTAGGCATTGACAGCCGGCGTACCCGTTTCCAGCAGATAACCAAAACCGCGAACGGTCTGGATCAGCACACCCGAGCCTTCCAGGCGCTTGCGCAGGCGGTACACATATACCTCGACCGCGTTTTCGCTGAAGTCAGCGTCCCAGGCAGACAGAGAATTGACGATCTGGCGCTTGGTAACGACACGACCAGCGCGGTTCATCAACATTTCCAGCACGGACAGCTCGCGCACCGACAAGGCAATGCGTTCGTTGTTCAGACGGACTTCACGTCCGACCGTATCGAACACCAGCGGCCCTGCTTCCAGGGTGGGGCTGACGTGGCCGGCACGGCGACGGATCAGCGCGCGCACACGGGCGGCAAGTTCCGGCAGCTCGAAGGGCTTGGTGACGTAGTCGTCGGCACCGGCGTCCAGACCATCGACGCGGTCTTGCAGCGCATCGCGGGCAGTCAGGATCAGCACCGGTACGGTGTTCTCATTGGCGCGCAACCGACGCAGCACGGTCAAACCGTCCTCGCCGGGCAAGTTCAGATCGAGCAGGATCAGGTCATAGGGCTGGGCGGCGATTGCGCCCGCAGCCCGATCACCTTCGGTCAACAAGTCGACCGCATAACCCTGGTCGCCCAGGAACTCGCTGAGTGCGCCGCCCAGAGTCGGGTCGTCTTCAATTACCAATACACGCATAGGGGCGGAAAACCGGCGGCGCGGCCCGAAGTGAATAAACCAAGAGCGTAAACCCATAGGGGCCGACACGCCACTCGGCATGTCGGCCCCTATGAGCAATATTTGAAGTTTCCAGCATCCTGAATGCAGCTGGCGGCAGGTGTTTGCACCTTGCCGCCAGCATTTTCAGACCCAGCCTGCTTGAAAATTACTTGGGTGCAGGCGTGGATTCCGGCGTGCTGACAAAGCCGATCTTCGAGAGGCCCGCGCGTGAAGCGTCAGCCATTACCTTGGCCAGCACCTCGTAACGCGTTGCCTTGTCGGCACGCAGATTCAGTTCAGGCTGCGGCTGCTGCTTGGCGGCCGCGATGAAACGATCCGACACAACCTCGGCAGCGATCGGCTCGCCATCCCAGAACATCTTGCCGTCGGCGTCGATGGCGAAATCGACCTTGGACGGCTCGGCATCGATGGGGGCCGAGCTGGCCTGCGGCACGTCGATGCGCACGGAGTGCGACATCAGCGGTGCAGTCAGGATGAAGATCACCAGCAGCACCAGCATCACATCGATGAGCGGCACCATGTTGATCTCGGACTGAGGCGCACCACTGCCCGCCCCGCCGTTGAAACCACCAAAAGCCATCTGATTCTCCTTAGCTCTTGGCGATCACGCGGGTGTCGGCCGCCTTGATCGTGCGGACATTGCCTTCGGTGACGATTTGCTGGCCGGTGGTCAGGAACGCGAACAGGTCGTGGGCGAAGGCGTCCAGACGAGCCAACAACACACGGTTGCTGCGAACGAAGAAGTTGTAGCCCAGCACAGCCGGGATGGCGACTGCCAGGCCCAGGCCGGTCATGATCAGCGCCTCGCCCACCGGGCCGGCGATGCGGTCGATGGTGGCCGCGCCACCGGAACCGATGGCAACCAGTGCGTGGTACACGCCCCAGACGGTACCGAACAGACCGACGAACGGTGCGGTGGAACCGACCGATGCCAGTACCGTCAGGCCACCTTCGAGCTTGGCGGTTTCTTCATCGATGACCTTGCGCATGGTGCGGGTCACGAATTCGCCTTGCGAACCCGATTCGACCAACTTGGATGCACCGAACTTGGTGTGGTGGTCACGGGCATACAGCGCGTGGCTGGTCAGGTGCGAGAACGGGTCGGCCACGCCGTGCGTAGCGATTTCATGCGACACCGCTTCGAGCGAGGTCGCGTTCCAGAAGTGCTCGACGAATTCGTCGCTGCGGCGACGGATACGAGCATTCGAGATGGTCTTGACGATGATCAGGTACCAGGTGGCCAGCGACATCAGCACCAGGATGACGAACAAGGCCTTGCCCAAGGTGTCGGTCTGCGCAATGAAGTGCGAAAAGCCGAGCTGTGGAGTTGCTGCTGCGGGTGCCATGATCAAAAGTCCTTGAGTTTGAAGTTGAACGGGATATCGGCCAGGGCCGGATAGGCAACCCCGTTCTCGGTATAGGGTTTGAACGCTGCGCGACGGACTGCCTGCAACGCCGATTCATCGAGTCGCTCGTAACCGGACGATTTCTGGATCGTCGCCTGGTCCACGTAGCCCTTGGTATTGATCTGCACACGCACGACCACCACGCCTTCTTCACGCATGCGGCGCGAGATGGACGGGAACACCGGGGTTGGCGGCGCGCCCAGATAGTCGATATGGCCAATCATCTTGGGCTGCGGCGGCCCCGGAGGACCGGTCGGACCGGCGGGCGCTGCCGCACCAGTCGGTGCACCGCTTGGTGGCGGCGCAGCAGCAGCTGGCGGTGGCGACGGCGCGGGTGCGGTTTCAACCGGTGCCGACGGCGTCGGATCGGGTTGCGGCG contains these protein-coding regions:
- a CDS encoding response regulator transcription factor; this translates as MRVLVIEDDPTLGGALSEFLGDQGYAVDLLTEGDRAAGAIAAQPYDLILLDLNLPGEDGLTVLRRLRANENTVPVLILTARDALQDRVDGLDAGADDYVTKPFELPELAARVRALIRRRAGHVSPTLEAGPLVFDTVGREVRLNNERIALSVRELSVLEMLMNRAGRVVTKRQIVNSLSAWDADFSENAVEVYVYRLRKRLEGSGVLIQTVRGFGYLLETGTPAVNA
- the fliQ gene encoding flagellar biosynthesis protein FliQ, yielding MNDAGGVLTLAQGAMQLAFYLAAPLLLTALVVGLVISILQAATQINEMTLAFVPKLVGVFLAALLAGPWMIQMVVEYIQRLFGNIPYVLG
- the fliR gene encoding flagellar biosynthetic protein FliR, yielding MLSFSDADVQLLFATYMWPFMRCLAMVQTAPVFGHRAIPQRYKIGLAFMLAVIIGPSVTPSSVIDPFSGTGILMVLQQFIVGAAMGFGLRVVFAAFELAGDLIGLQMGLGFASFLDPQRNAPSPILATFLMLTATMVFMSLDGHLTLIVTLVESFITIPVGPSPLASIDWMRMAGLGSLVFSAGVQMALPVMGSVLALNIALGFISRSAPQLSIFNIGFAITLIAGMLALWITLGAMAGPISRITTMGVPYLK
- the fliO gene encoding flagellar biosynthetic protein FliO — protein: MGAGPSILQTVFALFAVLALIMGCAWLMRRVQRPGGPGGNLLRVRSQIMVGPRERVVLLEVGDQWIVTGVAQGNVRSLAVMPRPEDAPPAPDPVDVADFRALLARLRK
- the fliM gene encoding flagellar motor switch protein FliM; the encoded protein is MAGEFLSQDEVDALLRGVNGEEEEQTQADFPGGVRPYNLVKQERIVRGRMPTLEIIHDRFGRLIRTGLYNFMRRNPEISVGPVRVIKYSEFLRNLVVPTNLNIVALKPLRGNALFVFEPRLVFSVVDNLFGGDGRFHTRVEGRDFTPTEQRIIQRMLTVVLDDYMKAWQGVYPLRFEYQRSEMHTQFASIATPSEIVVSASFSIEFGSSGGELHICFPYAAVEPIRDTLYSPVQGDQMEPDKRWLRMLRKQIQLADVDLKVKLAQTPLLVRDLLKMRTGDVIPIDIPTLVAAEVDGVPVFECKVGILNGQHAVRIEKVLATPQSENSLGDEDGV
- a CDS encoding ExbD/TolR family protein encodes the protein MAFGGFNGGAGSGAPQSEINMVPLIDVMLVLLVIFILTAPLMSHSVRIDVPQASSAPIDAEPSKVDFAIDADGKMFWDGEPIAAEVVSDRFIAAAKQQPQPELNLRADKATRYEVLAKVMADASRAGLSKIGFVSTPESTPAPK
- the fliP gene encoding flagellar type III secretion system pore protein FliP (The bacterial flagellar biogenesis protein FliP forms a type III secretion system (T3SS)-type pore required for flagellar assembly.), with the protein product MTAVSLQARLSAMRTRRLAQAALGAMLFALPVMGAMAQQAGIPALTSTPGVAGATTWSLSLQTLLVLSSLTFLPAALLMMTGFTRIIIVLSLLRSAIGLQGSPPNQVLIGLTLFMTFFIMSPTLDRVYVDAYQPFERNEITFQEGLVRAEVPLRTFMLRQTRESDLALFSRLANVPPVETADQLPLRVVVPAFVISELKTAFQIGFMIFLPFLVIDLVVSSVLMSMGMMMLSPVLISLPFKLMLFVMADGWNLLIGSLVASFAT
- a CDS encoding sensor histidine kinase, with the translated sequence MPRSGNSLGSTSANSASNASTSTSGNTSPPAPAPAGTRGRSLAWHLLIRLLPAVLALAALDTVATYAISRRLGNEVYDRSLIDSARTLARQVRQTTDGPRLLNRFGIVHEPSSDEVRDDTPSAFSEASGIFDGDPSDRVFFRVSTQDMILAGRTDLAREPAKPEDADLVPRDRTPGRSSPVDAAAPRVYNTQVDGVEVRAASIQFHLGDTPVDVVVAETLNKRTRVIEEILSVLVGGLTLMVVMLAFVIVTGVRSGLRSISRVSEEIEARGIDDLQPIGAAGVPSEITPLVAQTNSLLTRLGQAIAAQRRFIGHAAHQLRTPLTGLKLESELMLSRPLPDDVRQRAERIKSVADRMIRVGEQLLVLARADLTTRPQDSFKTVDLAEVVQEGGAAWVPRARAAQIDIDLDAPSEPVWIAGDPVLLNELLSNLIDNAMRHGARPGCITLKVGASPPQLIVQDDGPGIDEADIDKVFEPFHRAPNVRASGSGLGLAIVHEIAQAHGGTVTVKSRPAFAGTQFTVNFPTGSVAEPHR
- a CDS encoding energy transducer TonB, which encodes MSAIAASWKSSAPPSWLRMGAGFTVIALHAAVVAAIFIMGKTAVTEIASAPVVQVRFVQIAPEPQQAPPAPTPPAPPPPVPAPPVPPPPVPPPPQPVPEPPKPKPVPKPIPKPVPKPTPKPVARPIPTPEPAPQPDPTPSAPVETAPAPSPPPAAAAPPPSGAPTGAAAPAGPTGPPGPPQPKMIGHIDYLGAPPTPVFPSISRRMREEGVVVVRVQINTKGYVDQATIQKSSGYERLDESALQAVRRAAFKPYTENGVAYPALADIPFNFKLKDF
- the fliN gene encoding flagellar motor switch protein FliN, which gives rise to MASNDTEDWAAAMAEQSQAAGAVRATDEVFEKFGSSGPAPSMTNDIDIIMDIPVTLTVELGRTRIPIKQILQLAQGSVVELDGMAGEPMDVLVNGCLIAQGEVVVVNDKFGIRLTDIITPSERLRKLNR